One Siniperca chuatsi isolate FFG_IHB_CAS linkage group LG3, ASM2008510v1, whole genome shotgun sequence genomic region harbors:
- the helt gene encoding hairy and enhancer of split-related protein helt, producing the protein MASKMKDRKRTPISHKVIEKRRRDRINRCLNELGKTVPMALAKQNSGKLEKAEILEMTVQYLRALHSADFPRGREKGELLAEFANYFHYGYHECMKNLVHYLTTEDRAETKDIKYARILAFLQSKSRVVTEPVFGSVGAMPDPSDYLSQLHSSPEHQSHSPSDSVYQQSPPGHFSWHSSARSPGISYPTVPLSAHTQQHGGYLSPVQGLDHHYFNFIGHTHNTFSLHSAQHAM; encoded by the exons ATGGCATCTAAAATGAAAGACAGGAAG AGAACTCCGATCTCTCACAAAGTCATTGAGAAACGAAGACGGGACCGCATTAATCGTTGCCTTAACGAATTAGGAAAAACAGTACCAATGGCACTGGCAAAACAG AATTCTGGAAAATTGGAGAAGGCTGAAATCTTGGAAATGACAGTTCAGTACCTGCGAGCGCTGCACTCAGCAGATTTCCCCCGTGGCAGAGAAAAAG GTGAATTGCTGGCTGAGTTTGCAAACTACTTCCACTACGGATACCACGAGTGCATGAAGAACCTGGTGCACTACCTGACCACAGAGGACAGGGCTGAAACCAAAGACATCAAGTACGCACGGATCCTCGCCTTCTTACAGTCCAAGTCCcgtgtggtcactgagcctgtgtTCGGCTCCGTCGGCGCGATGCCAGACCCGTCTGACTACCTCAGCCAGCTGCACTCCTCTCCGGAGCACCAAAGCCACAGTCCCTCTGACTCCGTGTACCAGCAGAGTCCGCCGGGACACTTCTCCTGGCACAGCTCGGCACGCAGCCCGGGCATCTCGTACCCAACAGTGCCGCTCTCTGCGCACACACAGCAACACGGTGGATACTTGTCACCGGTGCAGGGACTCGATCACCACTATTTCAACTTCATcggtcacacacacaacacgttTAGTTTGCACAGTGCGCAACACGCCATGTAA
- the slc25a4 gene encoding ADP/ATP translocase 1, with the protein MSDAVISFMKDFLAGGIAAAISKTAVAPIERVKLLLQVQHASKQITVETQYKGIIDCVVRIPKEQGFISFWRGNLANVIRYFPTQALNFAFKDKYKKIFLGGVDQKTQFWRYFAGNLASGGAAGATSLCFVYPLDFARTRLAADIGKGATEREFTGLGNCLSKIFKTDGIRGLYLGFNVSVQGIIIYRAAYFGCFDTAKGMLPDPKNTHIVVSWMIAQTVTAAAGIVSYPFDTVRRRMMMQSGRKGADIMYTGTIDCWKKILKDEGGKAFFKGAWSNVIRGMGGAFVLVLYDEIKKFT; encoded by the exons ATGTCGGACGCGGTAATTAGTTTCATGAAGGACTTTTTGGCTGGTGGTATTGCCGCTGCCATCTCCAAAACAGCTGTCGCTCCCATTGAGAGAGTCAAATTGTTGCTGCAG GTCCAGCATGCCAGCAAACAGATCACCGTAGAGACACAGTACAAGGGAATCATAGACTGTGTGGTAAGGATCCCAAAGGAACAGGGCTTTATTTCCTTCTGGAGAGGCAACTTGGCCAACGTGATCCGTTACTTCCCCACCCAAGCCCTCAACTTCGCCTTCAAAGACAAGTACAAGAAGATCTTCCTCGGTGGTGTGGatcaaaaaacacaattctGGCGTTACTTCGCTGGTAATCTAGCGTCTGGCGGTGCCGCAGGTGCGACTTCGCTCTGCTTCGTCTATCCTCTCGACTTCGCCAGAACAAGACTCGCTGCCGACATCGGCAAGGGCGCAACTGAGAGAGAGTTCACCGGTCTTGGAAACTGCCTCTCCAAGATCTTCAAAACCGATGGCATCAGGGGTCTTTACCTCGGATTCAACGTGTCAGTGCAGGGTATTATCATCTACAGAGCGGCCTACTTCGGATGCTTCGACACAGCTAAAG GTATGCTGCCAGATCCCAAGAACACCCACATCGTCGTAAGCTGGATGATCGCGCAGACTGTCACCGCTGCAGCTGGTATTGTCTCATACCCCTTCGACACCGTGAGACGTCGTATGATGATGCAGTCTGGACGCAAAGGAG CTGACATCATGTACACGGGCACAATCGACTGCTGGAAGAAGATCCTGAAGGACGAAGGAGGAAAAGCCTTCTTCAAGGGTGCCTGGTCCAACGTGATCAGAGGCATGGGTGGTGCCTTTGTGTTGGTGCTGTACGACGAGATCAAGAAGTTCACATAA